One genomic segment of Rubripirellula amarantea includes these proteins:
- a CDS encoding DUF547 domain-containing protein, with amino-acid sequence MKEVFSLGLSVVIAIVGSFAIAPHRCIAGTTVTVGSNVAPSQQIPVEQIDHQRWDNLLEQYVDQAGNVNYAKWKQSTDDLQALDSYLATLSTANPNASKDRAAKLAFWINAYNSLTVRGILREYPTTSIRNHTAKLFGYNIWDDLLLIVGGEPYSLNQIEHEVLRKMGEPRIHFAIVCASRGCPRLRNEAYTPADVDAQLSDNATNFFANSSNFQYNRASGTFKLSAIMNWFADDFGNDRASQLRSIAPFLPSKDARDAAMANAVSVVHLSYNWGLNEQ; translated from the coding sequence ATGAAAGAAGTCTTCTCTCTTGGTTTGTCCGTTGTGATCGCGATCGTTGGTTCTTTCGCAATCGCACCTCACCGATGCATCGCCGGAACTACGGTAACCGTCGGTTCAAATGTGGCACCAAGCCAACAAATTCCGGTGGAACAAATTGACCATCAGCGATGGGATAACCTCCTTGAACAGTATGTCGATCAAGCCGGAAACGTGAACTACGCAAAATGGAAACAATCGACAGATGACCTTCAGGCTCTCGACAGCTACTTAGCCACGCTATCGACCGCTAACCCCAATGCATCAAAGGACCGCGCCGCCAAACTTGCGTTTTGGATCAATGCTTATAACTCATTGACCGTCCGTGGAATCCTTCGCGAATACCCAACCACCAGCATCCGGAATCACACGGCCAAGCTGTTCGGCTACAACATTTGGGACGACCTTTTGCTCATCGTCGGTGGCGAACCCTATTCGTTGAATCAGATCGAGCATGAAGTGTTGCGCAAGATGGGCGAACCACGCATCCACTTTGCGATCGTGTGTGCTTCGCGCGGCTGTCCACGGCTTCGCAATGAAGCCTACACGCCCGCTGACGTGGATGCCCAGTTGTCGGACAACGCCACAAACTTCTTCGCCAACTCTTCCAACTTTCAGTACAACCGCGCGTCAGGAACTTTCAAACTCTCAGCCATCATGAATTGGTTCGCAGACGATTTCGGCAACGACCGAGCCTCTCAACTTCGTTCGATCGCTCCTTTTCTTCCGTCGAAGGACGCCCGCGATGCGGCGATGGCTAATGCGGTTTCAGTGGTTCACCTTAGCTACAATTGGGGGCTAAACGAACAGTAG